From the Chlamydia ibidis 10-1398/6 genome, the window TTCACGCCCATTACAAGTTATGGTCTGCATATGAGAAGCATCTCTGGTTTAATAAAAATATTCAAGATTTTAGAAATGATGAGCTTCCTCCTCTATCTATAGAGGAGGCTGAAACTTCTTATTGTTCTGCTTTTGAAGATAATAATGATCTTATATTTGTCGATCTTAGCAATATTCGCGTGATTTTTTCTGGTCCTGATGAACAAGTAAACTCTATTACCAGGGAATATCGTAGATTAATAGACGAAGCAAAGCATGATCTGAGAATTGCGCAAATGTATTTTTTGCCCAAGGAAGAGATTATTTCCGGACTTATAAATGCGTGCTATCATCGGGGGGTAAGTCTACAAGTTGTTACCAATGGTTGTACTGACCGTAGCCCCTCAATCACCGGAGTCTATGCTTGGGGAAATCGTATGAATTATTTTCCTCTTTATTATGGTGAACGCCCGCCTTTATGGAAGAAAATGATTTTCTATAACAGACAGCCCAATCCTCATGTTCAAATACACGAGTTTTATATTCCAGATACGCAATTCCACAAGAAGTGTATGATTGCTGATGATGTTTTTGTAATCGGCAGTTACAACTTTGGTAGAAAAAGTGATATCTGTGATTATGAGAGTATTATGGTCATAGAATCTCCAGAAGTTGTCAGGAGAGCTATAAAAGTTTTTGATAAAGATAAAACTTTATCCACACAGGTACAACCTAGAGATTCGTTAGACTGGTATTTTCATCCAGTTCACCATGTTGTAGGGCACTTGCAGATTAATTTCATGCCCGCATGATAGCATTGATTGGTCCGTACTTCTTCGTCTGATGGGGGATCCTGCTTGGTTTTTTTCCTATCTATAGTTTAAACTGCGGTTTTTATCATTGATACTCCTGAGGGTAACCTTGCTAGCGTTTTTCTATAAGCATCAGAAGAAGTTTATCGGGTTTGTTATTGCCGGTGTTTGTGTTTCAGGTATTGGTATTGGTTGGGGACGTCATCCGGGGGAGAATACGAATAAGGTTTCTCGGAAAATCTTTTTAAAAACTCCTTCAGGAAAGAAATATACAGAAGGCGAATTCCTAGCGTTTAAACGTTTTTTTGTTAATGAGGCTTACCCATTTACTGGAGATGCTCTTGCTTGGAATTTTCTTAATGAGGGGCTTCTTACTGAGCGCTTCTTAACTAATAAAATTGGGGAAAAGCTCTTTTTAACAACCTATTCTCAAGGTTATCCTTCTTTCAGCAAGGAAAAAACATATCAACCTTATCGTCGATTTGACGCCCCTTTCATTTCGTCTGAAGAAGTATGGAAATCTTCTGCTCCTCGTTTACACGATGCTTTAACGGCATTCCAAGCTGTCAGAGATCCTGTATCTTCTGAAGGATTTATCGCTAGAGTTCAACTTTTCTTAGAGGAAAAGAAATTTCCTCACTACGTCCTCAGGCAAATGTTAGAATATCGGAGACAAATGTTCAATCTTCCACAAGATCGTTCCCTTATCGAGGGAAAAGATTTACGGCTGTTTGGTTATCGTAACGTTTCTGATTGGTTTGGTGAGCCATATGTATCTGCTGCTGTACTTGCTGTACTACGATTTATAGATGAACAGAAAAAGCATGTTCCTCTACCCAGTTTACAAGAAGCAAAACTAGATTTTCAGGATAAAGCACAGCAGGCTTTTAATAAGCTTCGTAAGACTAAAGATCATAATCTAACTTTTGATCAGTTTATTAACTCTTACTTCCAATTTCTTGGTGTAGGTGAATTCGAATTTTATAAAATATATCGAGAAATTCTTCTGTGTAAAAGGGCGTTTTTGCAATTAGAAGGGGGTGTTACTTTTGACTACCATCCTTTACAAGAGTTCTTCACTAGAGGTAAAGATTCAACGATGTTAGAGCTAGTCAAGCTACCCCGTGAATACCATTTTAAGAAAAAGGATGATCTTGAATCTTTTGAGACTTACTTAAGCTTAGTTGGGGTAGAGTTTAAAGATCCTCTTGATGTTCCTCGTTCCTGTTTGCCTTTAGAGAAAGTCAAAGCTAGGGAACCACGTTTAGTAGGGCGTCGTTTTCTTGTTACTTATCGTTGTATCAAATTATCGGACCTAGAAAGTAAAGTACCTATGGTTGCTGTACATAAATGGCAGCAAATTCCAGAGAATTTCCAATTACTATTGGAAGAGTTCCCTGAAATTGAAACGTGTTCCTCAGTCAAAGATCTACAAAACCTTAAATTGTCTTTACTGGATAAAATTTATTCGTTTTCTAGAAAGGAAATCTTACGTTCAAACGAAGCAAAGATACGTGAGATACTCTCGCAAAGTCCTGCACAAAGTCAGGAAATTTTCTTATCTAAAGGTAAGGAAAGTGTATTGGAAGGGATAGTTGATGGTAGTACATTATCTTCTCTACTTTTGGAAAATGAAGTAATAGAATGTTATTCTCAAGATCACGAGCATTATTACGCGTTCATTGTTGATAAATGTTTTAGTAATGAAGAAATTATTCCATATCGTGAGGTGATTCGTAGAGGTATAGCGAAAGATCTTTTGGCCTCTCATAGAAATCCTGCACGTATAGAATGCGTTCTTTCTGCATTAAAAACACAATATCCCAATGAAGAGGTTCCTAGCATTTATCGTAGAAGATTATGTAAGTTAATGCAGGAACATCAATCCGGGAATTACCAGACAGGGTCTTTACCTTGGATCCCTGAGAAAACAGTAAAGAGATTTTCTCGTTGTGATAACGACAGTCCCCAGCCTTATGAAATATTAGAGTCGATGGGAGAGGGTGCACTGTCTGAGGTATTATTTAACTCAGAAGAAGGCCCCTTTTACTATAAATGTTTGTCTCATGAAACTTACAACCTGCCTGCTACTGTTGAAAAGCTATTCCTTGCTAAAGCACATCTGAATGAAGAAATTCTAGGTAATTATATAGAACGTTTTATAGACGAAGGAAGAGAGTAATGTGGTATTCTGATTGTCACGTTTGGATTGCACCAATTCATGAACGAGTTGTACGCTTAGGTCTTACACAAAAGATGCTGTCTAATTTAGGTAACATCATGCATGTTGATTTGCCTTCTGTTGGTTCTAAGTGTGAGGAAGGTGAGCCTTTTGTTATTTTAGAATCTTCCAAATCCGCTATTGAGGTTTTATGTCCTGTTTCTGGGGAAGTCATAGAAATTAATGAAGAACTTATGGACAACACAAAGCTATTAAATAATTCTCCAGAAGATGCGGGCTGGTTTGTAGTTATTGAGTTAACAAAAGATTTGAATACTTCTCAATTTTCTGAGAGTTGTTGATTTTTAATAAATAAA encodes:
- a CDS encoding phospholipase D-like domain-containing protein; translated protein: MRRLFVLRILIFLLSFGCANHIFAYTIHCPHSKEYAAVMVYDNGREVYEQLLKFIDAAEHYVELCPCMTGGALLEEILEHLDKRLQEVEQLTSYMIIQPTLIDLQDKKLLSDMRAKWGSRFSYVFTGCPPSSNILAPNVIEMHVKLSIFDGKYIIIGGTNFEDFMCTPGDKIPEEVESSRLMIGGVKRPLAFRDQDIAVASPILGLELRKEFHAHYKLWSAYEKHLWFNKNIQDFRNDELPPLSIEEAETSYCSAFEDNNDLIFVDLSNIRVIFSGPDEQVNSITREYRRLIDEAKHDLRIAQMYFLPKEEIISGLINACYHRGVSLQVVTNGCTDRSPSITGVYAWGNRMNYFPLYYGERPPLWKKMIFYNRQPNPHVQIHEFYIPDTQFHKKCMIADDVFVIGSYNFGRKSDICDYESIMVIESPEVVRRAIKVFDKDKTLSTQVQPRDSLDWYFHPVHHVVGHLQINFMPA
- a CDS encoding glycine cleavage protein H-like protein, which translates into the protein MWYSDCHVWIAPIHERVVRLGLTQKMLSNLGNIMHVDLPSVGSKCEEGEPFVILESSKSAIEVLCPVSGEVIEINEELMDNTKLLNNSPEDAGWFVVIELTKDLNTSQFSESC